In one Lolium rigidum isolate FL_2022 chromosome 3, APGP_CSIRO_Lrig_0.1, whole genome shotgun sequence genomic region, the following are encoded:
- the LOC124694749 gene encoding non-specific lipid-transfer protein 2G-like — protein MAVLRKEAVLAALMLALVVLAAAPSGARAACDASQLAVCVSAITGGKPPTTVCCANLKAQQGCFCQYAKDPAYGRYIKSPNARKTLESCHIAVPTC, from the coding sequence ATGGCGGTGCTGAGGAAGGAGGCGGTGCTGGCGGCTCTGATGCTGGCGCTGGTGGTGCTTGCGGCGGCGCCGAGCGGGGCGCGCGCGGCGTGCGACGCGTCGCAGCTGGCGGTGTGCGTGTCGGCGATCACCGGCGGGAAGCCGCCGACCACCGTGTGCTGCGCGAACCTGAAGGCGCAGCAGGGGTGCTTCTGCCAGTACGCCAAGGACCCCGCCTACGGCCGCTACATCAAGAGCCCCAACGCCCGCAAGACTCTCGAGTCCTGCCACATCGCCGTCCCAACCTGCTAG
- the LOC124694381 gene encoding quinone oxidoreductase-like, translated as MVKAIRVHEVGGPEAMRWEEVEVGEPKDGEIRVKNTAVGVNFIDVYFRKGVYSAPLPFTPGMEAVGVVTAVGPGLTGMKVGDVIAYAGMPMGSYAEEQIIPASVAVPVPSSINHNTVAAILLKGMTVHVLIRRVFKVGPGHTILLHAAAGGVGSLLCQWANALGATVIGTVSNEEKAVHAAQDGCHHVIISTKEDVVARVKEITDGKGVHVVYDSVGKDTYKVSLESLAFHGYLVSFGESSGSPDPILIGDLSPKSLFLTTASMLTYTGTRDELLQSAGEVFANLASGVLRIRVNHTYPLSEAARAHADLETRKTSGSILLIPDN; from the exons ATGGTGAAGGCCATCAGGGTCCACGAGGTGGGCGGCCCAGAAGCGATGCgatgggaggaggtggaggtgggggaGCCCAAAGACGGGGAGATCCGGGTGAAGAACACCGCCGTCGGCGTCAACTTCATCGACGTCTACTTCCGCAAGGGGGTCTACTCCGCGCCCCTCCCCTTCACACCCG GTATGGAAGCTGTTGGCGTGGTGACCGCCGTAGGGCCTGGCCTCACTGGCATGAAAGTCGGGGACGTTATCGCGTACGCCGGCATGCCTATGGGTTCCTACGCTGAAGAACAGATCATACCGGCCAGTGTCGCCGTCCCTGTCCCGTCTTCAATCAATCATAACACTGTGGCTGCTATCTTGCTCAAGGGGATGACTGTCCATGTTTTGATCCGCCGTGTATTTAAG GTTGGGCCTGGACACACTATTCTGCTCCATGCCGCTGCTGGTGGAGTTGGTTCGCTCCTTTGTCAGTGGGCGAACGCCCTTGGGGCCACGGTCATCGGAACCGTTTCTAACGAAGAGAAAGCTGTGCATGCGGCTCAAGATGGGTGTCACCATGTGATCATTTCCACCAAGGAAGATGTCGTGGCGAGAGTCAAGGAGATCACTGATGGAAAAGGTGTACATGTGGTATATGATTCTGTTGGAAAGGATACATACAAG GTTTCTTTGGAATCCTTGGCTTTCCATGGTTACTTGGTGTCGTTTGGGGAGTCCTCAGGTTCACCTGATCCAATTTTGATTGGCGACCTGTCTCCCAAGTCGTTGTTCCTAACAACGGCCAGCATGTTGACCTACACGGGCACCCGCGATGAGCTGCTCCAGTCAGCAGGTGAGGTGTTTGCCAACCTGGCCAGCGGGGTGCTGCGCATCCGCGTGAACCACACGTACCCGTTGTCCGAGGCGGCCCGCGCCCATGCCGACCTCGAGACCAGGAAGACCTCAGGGTCTATATTGCTCATCCCGGACAACTAA
- the LOC124694751 gene encoding non-specific lipid-transfer protein 2P-like — translation MAMKKNLSAAVVALMLALVLLAAAPGGARAACDASQLAVCVSAIMSGAPPTPECCANLTAQQGCFCQYASDPAYGRYIKSPNARKTLESCHLAVPTC, via the coding sequence atggcgatgaagaagaaCCTGAGCGCGGCCGTGGTGGCTCTGATGCTGGCGCTGGTGCTGCTCGCCGCGGCGCCGGGCGGGGCGCGCGCGGCGTGCGACGCGTCGCAGCTGGCGGTGTGCGTGTCGGCTATCATGAGCGGGGCGCCGCCGACGCCGGAGTGCTGCGCGAACCTGACGGCGCAGCAGGGGTGTTTCTGCCAGTACGCCAGTGACCCCGCCTACGGCCGCTACATCAAGAGCCCCAACGCCCGCAAGACCCTCGAGTCCTGCCACCTCGCCGTCCCAACCTGCTAG